In Sphingobacterium sp. SRCM116780, the genomic stretch AATTGGTATTTATAATTATTAAATGTAAGCGTTAAATTTGAAATAACATAAGAAAAACAGCATGAATGTTCCATTGGTAAAGAATAATGGTTTGCATCTGCTCTCATAGATTGCGTTCATGAACAGCATTGAAAAAAGTAAGAAAGCATGATCATGATGAAAACCACTAAGACAACAGCAATGCCTTTAATAATAAATTAAACCGTGTCTAACGAGCTCATTTACGCCGTTGAAAAACGTACACAGCCATATCATACATCCCAATGAAAAACAACATGAAAAAATTTCAATACGGTATCGATCAATTGACAAGTTCCCTAGCCATCCAACTTGCACAAGGAGCCATACAAGCTGAATTATCTCCAGAAACAAAAAAAAGCGTTGAACAAAGTGCCCAATACGTTCAGGAAATTGTGGATTCTGGGAAAATAGTATACGGCATCAATACAGGATTTGGCCCACTTTGCACAACCAGAATTAATCCTGCGGACACTAAGAAACTGCAAGAAAATATTCTAAAAAGTCATGCCGTAGGTGTTGGAGAACCTATTGATAAAGAATTAGCAAAATTAATGCTGATATTAAAAGCACATGCTTTAGCGAAAGGTTATTCAGGCGTTCAATTGACAACATTGGAACGTATCTTATGGTTTATTGAACACGATATAACCCCAGTAGTTCCTAAGCAAGGTTCTGTCGGTGCATCTGGAGATTTAGCTCCTCTCTCCCATTTATTTTTACCTTTAATAGGATTAGGGAAAGTTTGGTACCAAGATCAACTGATGGAGACGGCACAAGTACTTAAAAAGTTTAATCTGCAACCCATCACTTTAGGCGCAAAGGAAGGGCTTGCTTTGATCAATGGCACACAATTTATGGCGGCACATGCGGTGAAAGCTGTTGTGGAAATGCAAAATCTACTTCAAAATGCAGATTTGATCGCGACATTGATGTTAGAAGGTTTAAATGGCTCTATCAAACCCTTTTTCGCTCAACTGCATGAACTAAGACCCTATAAAGGAAATCAATATGTAGCCAGTACTATTTATAATCTATTGAAAGGATCGCAAATTGTCGAATCGCATAGAAACTGTTCGCGCGTACAAGATCCATATTCCTTACGTTGCATCCCTCAAATACATGGTGCTTCTCGAAATGCATGGTTGCATTTAAAAGAAACGATCGAAATTGAAATCAATGCTGTTACTGACAATCCCATCATCATCAATAGCGAATTGACGATTAGCGGAGGTAGTTTTCATGGACAGCCCATCGCATTGCCCATTGATTATGCAACCCTGGCTGTTTCAGAAATCGGAAATGTTTCGGACAGACGTGTGTATCTTTCTTTAGAAGGTGATACCCCAAATGTACCCAAATTACTGTTAAAAGAAACAGGATTAAATTCAGGCTTTATGATTCTGCAATATAGTACCGCTGCTTTGGCTAGCGAAAACAAAGGTTTATGTTTTCCTTCAAGTGCAGATAGCATCCCGACTTCATTAGGTCAGGAAGATCATGTAAGTATGGGTTCTATCGGATCCCGGAAGCTCCTTCAAGTGATCAATAATGTCAGTAAGATCTTAAGTATCGAATTAATTTGTGCTGCACAGGCATTTGATTTTCATAAACCACTTCAGTCCACACCCATTATAGAAGCGATTCATCAAGAAATTAGAAAAGTTATTCTCCATGTCGAAGAAGATCAAATCATGGAATACATACTTTTGGCAGCACAAGATCTTATTGCATCGGGAAGATTAGTCCAAATCGCACAAGAAATTGCCGATCAACAAAACAGTCCATATCACGGACTACATCATGCCTATTTTAATGCCTTTTAAGATGTTAGATAAAAAACTAATAGGACCATTTAAACAGCTCCTATCCTTGGATCATGTTCCTTTAAAAGGAGCGATTTCAGATCAACAAATCAATCTGCTCACCCATGTTGGTATATTGATAGAAAAGGGTAAAATTATAGCCCTAACGGACTATGATGAACTAAAAGAACAACATACATCAACGGCTGAATTGATTCGGATTGAAGCTGATGCAGTATGTGTTCCTGGATATATTGACTGCCATACCCATATTGCTTTTGCAGGAAATCGAGCAAATGATTTTGCTTTGCGGAATGCCGGATCGAGCTATTTGGAAATTGCGGAATCTGGAGGGGGCATTTGGAGCACAGTAAAGCACACGCGCGCAGCAAGTGAAAAGGAATTGATCACAGCTATTATTGACCGTGCAAATTTTCTACTGTCGCAGGGAATTACAACCATAGAGGTTAAAAGTGGTTATGGTTTATCCATTCAGGAAGAATTAAAGATACTTCGTGCGCTGAAAAAGGCACAAGACTTTGTAGCCGTTGACCTCGTTCCAACCTGTTTAGCTGCACATATGAAACCCAAAGATTATGAAGGCACTAGTGAAGATTACTTAACAGAGATGGCAACCCATCTTTTCCCTGTATTAAAAGCGGAGGAACTCAGCAATAGAATAGATGCTTTTATCGAAAAAAGTGCTTTTTCAGCAATAGAAATTCAATCCTATTTCCGCAAAGCACAAGCGCTGGGATTTGATATTACGGTGCATGCCGATCAATTTTCTACCGCTGGCTCACAAGTCGCCATCCAATTTAATGCGGTTAGTGCCGATCATCTGGAAGCATCGACAGCTATAGAAATTGCACATTTAGCCAACTCCAATACAGTAGCTGTAGCCTTACCTGGTGCATCGATAGGCATTGGCTGTGCCTTTACTCCTGCTCGAAAACTATTGGATCAAGGAGCCTGCTTAGCAATTGCAACGGATTGGAATCCCGGTTCTGCTCCTATGGGTCAACTAATGACACAAGCAACAATTCTTGCTACTGCAGAAAAATTATCGAATGCTGAAGTCTTCGCCGCAATTACCTTTAGAGCAGCTCAAGCACTCCATTTGACAGATCGTGGACGAATGGCTGTAGGAGAATGGGCTGACTTCTCCATCTACAAAACGGACAATTATCAAAATATAACATATTTGCAAGGAACCATGCAACCCGAACAGGTTTGGAAAAAAGGAATCATGATCTATCAGAAAGGAGAACAACGATGACGTTCAAAGAAGAAATCCGACAGGGAATACCAACCGTTTTACCAGCAAAGGCTGTTTATGATACAACCGTAAGTCATGCACCTAAACGAAAAGATATATTATCCAAAGAAGAGAAGAAATTAGCCATACAAAATGCGCTAAGGTATTTTCCTGCAGCATGGCATGAGGAATTGGGACAAGAATTTTTAGAAGAACTCCTTCAATTTGGTCGAATTTACATGTATCGTTTCCGTCCTACTTATGCCCTATATGCAAGACCAATTGCAGCATATCCTGCAGTAAGTCAACACGCTGCCAGTATCATGTTGATGATTCAAAACAATCTAGATCCAGCAATTGCACAGCATCCCCATGAGTTAATTACTTATGGAGGAAATGGTGCTGTCTTTCAAAACTGGGCTCAGTATCTACTAACGATGCAATACCTGTCCAATATGACAGATGAGCAAACCTTACATATGTATAGTGGACATCCGATGGGCTTATTTCCTTCATCAAAAGAAGCACCTCGACTTGTCATCACAAATGGTATGATGATACCCAACTATTCCAAACCAGATGATTGGGAACGATTTAATGCATTAGGTGTTACGCAATATGGACAGATGACTGCAGGCTCCTACATGTATATTGGGCCTCAAGGTATTGTTCATGGGACAACGATTACGGTCATGAATGCCTTTCGAAAACAGTTAGCAAAAGATGATACCATACAAGGTAAAGTATTTCTAACATCGGGTTTAGGAGGAATGAGTGGCGCACAACCCAAGGCTGGAAATATAGCAGGTTGCATCACTGTTTGTGCTGAAGTTAATCCTACAGCAGCTCGTAAAAGACATCAACAAGGTTGGGTAGATGTATTAGTCGACGATATCAATCAACTGTTGGAACGTGTGAAGCAAGCCATACAGTTGAAAGAAGTGATCTCCATCGCTTATATTGGTAATATCGTAACAGTCTGGGAAGTATTTTATGAAGCAGGAATTCATATTTCAGTTGGATCCGATCAAACATCCTTGCACAATCCATGGGCTGGAGGATATTATCCGATTGGATTAAGTTTCGAAGAAGCTAATACCCTGATGTCAGCACATCCAGAGCAGTTTAAACAACAAGTACAAGAATCATTAATCAGACATGTAAAAGCTATTAATGATCATGTAGCACGTGGTACTTACTTCTTCGATTATGGAAATGCTTTTCTATTAGAAAGTAGTCGTGCAGGTGCAGCAATCATGGCAGCCGATGGCATCAACTTCCGTTATCCTTCTTACGTGCAAGATATTTTAGGACCTATGTGTTTTGATTATGGATTTGGACCTTTTAGATGGGTATGTACTTCTGGTGATCCGAAAGATTTAAAAACGACAGATCGCATCGCTACGCAGATTTTAAGAACATTACAAACAACAGCATATCCTGAAATCCAACAACAATTAACCGATAATATTAAATGGATTGAACAAGCGGATAAAAACCAACTTGTAGTTGGTTCACAAGCACGAATTCTATATGCAGATGCACTCGGTAGAATTCAAATTGCAAAAGCATTTAATCACGCTGTACGTAGTGGCGAAATAACTGCACCTATCGTGCTGGGAAGAGATCATCACGATGTGAGCGGAACGGACTCCCCTTACCGCGAAACAAGCAACATCTATGATGGTAGTAAATTTACAGCCGATATGGCTATCCATAATGTGATCGGTGATAGCTTCCGAGGAGCAACCTGGGTATCTATTCACAATGGCGGAGGTGTCGGTTGGGGTGAAGTCATCAATGGCGGCTTTGGTCTGTTATTGGATGGTTCTGCTGATGCAGAACGGAAATTGGAAAATATGTTATTCTATGATGTTAATAATGGCATTGCTCGACGTGCTTGGGCTCGGAATCCCGAAGCTAGACAGGCTATTGAAGTAGAATTGGGCAGAACAAAATCCTTGAAAGTGACCTTAGCAAATGAGGTCGATGGTCACCTATTAGCTAAACTTTTTGATACATATGGAAACTAGTCCTTGGAAATACTACAGCAAAGGCGATCAACAACTTTGGAATGGTCGAATTGATGGTACAACGGAAGAACATTTACGCTGGCATCAAGTTATCCGTGCTATCGATTTAAAAACAGAAGAGGATCTTCAGGGTTCATTTGTCCTATTAGGCTTCGCTTCTGATGAAGGAGTGATACGAAACTTAGGAAGATCAGGTGCTGTTAAAGGACCGGAGACGTTAAAAAAAACGTTATCTAATCTTCCTGTATGTAGTAACAAAAAAATCAAATTAATAGATGCTGGTGATGTTCAGTGTATTGATAAACAACTCGAAGAGGCACAGGAAGCGTTAGGTTTTATGGTCAAGCTTATCCTGCAGCGTGGTGGTTTTCCGATTCTTCTAGGTGGTGGTCATGAGATTACCTTTGGACACTATCTCGGACTAAAAGCAGCTTACAACAATCGGATTGGTATCATCAACTTCGATGCCCACTTTGATATGCGTCAACCCAAGCATAAAATACCAACTTCAGGGACTGGATTCTATCAGATTGCAGAGTTGGAAAAACCGATCAACTATCTTCCTATTGGCATTCAAAAAATCAGCAATACACAAGTGCTATTTGATGCCGCACAAGCAAATCAAATAAAATGGATAGAAGCGCAAGATTTTAATGGACTGAATCAAGAAACTATAGATGCTCAAATAGATGCTTTTATTGACCATATCGATCATCTGTATGTAACGGTAGATTTGGATGTTTTTGCAGTAGCCTATGCTCCGGGAGTGAGTGCCACTGCTTTTAACGGGGTCGTACCTGATGCATTCTTTCTTCGTATATTCAATCGAATCATAACTTCTGAAAAATTAGTCAGTATAGATATTGCAGAACTCAATCCATCTTTTGATATCGATGGGCGTACGGCAAAATTGGCTGCTGATCTTATCTTTCGTGTAGTTAATAAATAGCATAAAAAAGAGCAAAAGCAACGGTGCAAATAGAAAAAGCTCCTGACACTTTTGCTCTTTGACTTCTGTTATACACTGATTTTGACCACTTCATGTCTAGTTTCTCTTTTAGAAAAATGATTTAATCAATTTTCTACAAAAGAAAAAGTTCACAGAACGATATTTAAGGAATTTATCCTTAAATTCGCATTCAATATGGAAACTGTTGTCAGTGGTATTAGAAGTACCGGAAAATTACATTTAGGAAACTATTACGGCGCATTAAGCAATTTTGTGAAGATGCAAAATGAATATAATTGTTATTTCTTCATTGCCGATTTACATTCTTTAACAACCCACCCTACCCCTCACGGATTACAAGGTACCGTTCGACAGGTGATTGTGGAATATTTAGCTGCAGGAATTGATCCGGAAAAATCTACGATCTATGTGCAATCTGATGTTCCTGAAGTCGCAGAATTGTATTTATACATGAATATGAATGCCTATTTGGGAGAGCTTGAACGTGCTACAGCTTTTAAAGATAAAGTACGCAGCAATCCAGATAATGTCAATGCAGGTTTATTAACTTATCCTGTTTTGATGGCTTGTGATATTTTAATCCATCATGGAACCAAGGTACCTGTAGGAAAAGATCAGGAACAACATTTGGAAATGACCAGAACTTTCGGTAATCGTTTCAACCGTCTATACGAAGTTGATTACTTCAAAGAAGCTTTTGCCTTTACTTATTCAGACAAATTAGTAAAAATACCAGGTCTAGCTGGACAAGGTAAAATGGGTAAATCGAATGGCGAAGCCGACTGTATTTATTTGTCAGATAGCGCTGATGTGATTCGTAAAAAAGTGATGCGTGCTGTTTCTGATTCGGGACCAACAGAAATGAACCAACCGAAACCTGAGTCTGTTCAAAATCTTTTTGATTTGATGAAAGTGGTTTCTACTCCTGATACTTTACAACACTTTGACGAACTTTACAATACATGTCAGATTCGTTACGGTGATTTCAAAAAGCAATTGGCTGAAGATATGGTTGCTGCAACCGAGCCAGTACGTTCACGTATAGAAGATATCTCCAACGATGATGCTTATATTGCTAAAGTAGCGAAATTGGGTGCTGAAAAAGCAGGTGAATCTGCACGTAAAACTTTAAAAGAAGTCCGTGAGATTATTGGTATAAAAAGATTTTA encodes the following:
- the hutH gene encoding histidine ammonia-lyase, producing MKKFQYGIDQLTSSLAIQLAQGAIQAELSPETKKSVEQSAQYVQEIVDSGKIVYGINTGFGPLCTTRINPADTKKLQENILKSHAVGVGEPIDKELAKLMLILKAHALAKGYSGVQLTTLERILWFIEHDITPVVPKQGSVGASGDLAPLSHLFLPLIGLGKVWYQDQLMETAQVLKKFNLQPITLGAKEGLALINGTQFMAAHAVKAVVEMQNLLQNADLIATLMLEGLNGSIKPFFAQLHELRPYKGNQYVASTIYNLLKGSQIVESHRNCSRVQDPYSLRCIPQIHGASRNAWLHLKETIEIEINAVTDNPIIINSELTISGGSFHGQPIALPIDYATLAVSEIGNVSDRRVYLSLEGDTPNVPKLLLKETGLNSGFMILQYSTAALASENKGLCFPSSADSIPTSLGQEDHVSMGSIGSRKLLQVINNVSKILSIELICAAQAFDFHKPLQSTPIIEAIHQEIRKVILHVEEDQIMEYILLAAQDLIASGRLVQIAQEIADQQNSPYHGLHHAYFNAF
- the hutI gene encoding imidazolonepropionase, whose amino-acid sequence is MLDKKLIGPFKQLLSLDHVPLKGAISDQQINLLTHVGILIEKGKIIALTDYDELKEQHTSTAELIRIEADAVCVPGYIDCHTHIAFAGNRANDFALRNAGSSYLEIAESGGGIWSTVKHTRAASEKELITAIIDRANFLLSQGITTIEVKSGYGLSIQEELKILRALKKAQDFVAVDLVPTCLAAHMKPKDYEGTSEDYLTEMATHLFPVLKAEELSNRIDAFIEKSAFSAIEIQSYFRKAQALGFDITVHADQFSTAGSQVAIQFNAVSADHLEASTAIEIAHLANSNTVAVALPGASIGIGCAFTPARKLLDQGACLAIATDWNPGSAPMGQLMTQATILATAEKLSNAEVFAAITFRAAQALHLTDRGRMAVGEWADFSIYKTDNYQNITYLQGTMQPEQVWKKGIMIYQKGEQR
- a CDS encoding urocanate hydratase — translated: MTFKEEIRQGIPTVLPAKAVYDTTVSHAPKRKDILSKEEKKLAIQNALRYFPAAWHEELGQEFLEELLQFGRIYMYRFRPTYALYARPIAAYPAVSQHAASIMLMIQNNLDPAIAQHPHELITYGGNGAVFQNWAQYLLTMQYLSNMTDEQTLHMYSGHPMGLFPSSKEAPRLVITNGMMIPNYSKPDDWERFNALGVTQYGQMTAGSYMYIGPQGIVHGTTITVMNAFRKQLAKDDTIQGKVFLTSGLGGMSGAQPKAGNIAGCITVCAEVNPTAARKRHQQGWVDVLVDDINQLLERVKQAIQLKEVISIAYIGNIVTVWEVFYEAGIHISVGSDQTSLHNPWAGGYYPIGLSFEEANTLMSAHPEQFKQQVQESLIRHVKAINDHVARGTYFFDYGNAFLLESSRAGAAIMAADGINFRYPSYVQDILGPMCFDYGFGPFRWVCTSGDPKDLKTTDRIATQILRTLQTTAYPEIQQQLTDNIKWIEQADKNQLVVGSQARILYADALGRIQIAKAFNHAVRSGEITAPIVLGRDHHDVSGTDSPYRETSNIYDGSKFTADMAIHNVIGDSFRGATWVSIHNGGGVGWGEVINGGFGLLLDGSADAERKLENMLFYDVNNGIARRAWARNPEARQAIEVELGRTKSLKVTLANEVDGHLLAKLFDTYGN
- the hutG gene encoding formimidoylglutamase; the encoded protein is METSPWKYYSKGDQQLWNGRIDGTTEEHLRWHQVIRAIDLKTEEDLQGSFVLLGFASDEGVIRNLGRSGAVKGPETLKKTLSNLPVCSNKKIKLIDAGDVQCIDKQLEEAQEALGFMVKLILQRGGFPILLGGGHEITFGHYLGLKAAYNNRIGIINFDAHFDMRQPKHKIPTSGTGFYQIAELEKPINYLPIGIQKISNTQVLFDAAQANQIKWIEAQDFNGLNQETIDAQIDAFIDHIDHLYVTVDLDVFAVAYAPGVSATAFNGVVPDAFFLRIFNRIITSEKLVSIDIAELNPSFDIDGRTAKLAADLIFRVVNK
- the trpS gene encoding tryptophan--tRNA ligase; this encodes METVVSGIRSTGKLHLGNYYGALSNFVKMQNEYNCYFFIADLHSLTTHPTPHGLQGTVRQVIVEYLAAGIDPEKSTIYVQSDVPEVAELYLYMNMNAYLGELERATAFKDKVRSNPDNVNAGLLTYPVLMACDILIHHGTKVPVGKDQEQHLEMTRTFGNRFNRLYEVDYFKEAFAFTYSDKLVKIPGLAGQGKMGKSNGEADCIYLSDSADVIRKKVMRAVSDSGPTEMNQPKPESVQNLFDLMKVVSTPDTLQHFDELYNTCQIRYGDFKKQLAEDMVAATEPVRSRIEDISNDDAYIAKVAKLGAEKAGESARKTLKEVREIIGIKRFY